A window of Exiguobacterium sp. FSL W8-0210 contains these coding sequences:
- a CDS encoding Glu/Leu/Phe/Val family dehydrogenase — protein MNMLNPSTNPTLSIMEKIAGHEQVVFCNDPVSGLQAIIAIHDTTLGPALGGCRMAPYASVDEALDDVLRLSRGMTYKCAAADVDFGGGKAVIIGNPATDKSPELFRAFGRFVDSLGGRFYTGTDMGTTMDDFVHASRETSRIVGIPEAFGGSGDSSIPTAEGVVYGLRATIETLFGSDDLSRATYAIQGLGKVGFKVAEQLLLAGATIYVSDVNEAALAAIVTQAEMAPGTVRVVSPHEIHLTDADVFVPCAYGGVIHAQNIVLLPCKAICGSANNQLADEQLAHVLMDRGILYAPDYIVNGGGLIQVADELYGANHERVLLKTRHIYDAVLEVFKESQAENITTVEAANRMCEKRMQIRAKHNNIFTNTTKPKWDIRNH, from the coding sequence ATGAACATGTTAAACCCATCTACGAATCCAACGCTCTCGATCATGGAAAAAATCGCGGGTCACGAGCAAGTCGTCTTTTGCAACGACCCTGTCTCAGGGTTACAAGCAATCATCGCCATCCACGATACGACGCTCGGTCCCGCTCTCGGTGGTTGCCGCATGGCGCCTTACGCTTCTGTCGATGAAGCACTTGACGATGTCCTCCGCCTGTCACGTGGCATGACGTATAAATGCGCTGCCGCTGATGTTGATTTTGGTGGTGGTAAAGCCGTCATCATCGGCAATCCGGCAACAGATAAATCACCAGAGCTTTTTCGCGCCTTCGGTCGCTTCGTCGATTCACTCGGTGGTCGCTTCTACACGGGAACCGACATGGGCACGACGATGGATGACTTCGTTCATGCTAGCCGGGAGACGTCACGCATCGTCGGCATTCCGGAAGCCTTTGGCGGAAGCGGGGATTCATCGATCCCGACGGCTGAAGGTGTCGTCTATGGACTGCGGGCGACGATCGAGACGTTATTCGGTTCGGACGACTTAAGTCGCGCGACTTATGCGATTCAAGGACTTGGAAAGGTCGGCTTCAAAGTCGCCGAACAACTGTTACTCGCCGGTGCGACGATTTATGTTTCAGACGTCAATGAAGCCGCGCTCGCAGCAATCGTGACCCAAGCCGAAATGGCACCTGGCACAGTTCGCGTCGTCTCACCTCACGAAATTCATCTGACGGATGCTGATGTCTTCGTTCCATGTGCATATGGCGGTGTCATTCACGCCCAAAATATCGTCCTCTTACCGTGCAAAGCCATCTGCGGTTCGGCGAACAATCAGCTTGCAGATGAACAGCTCGCGCACGTCTTGATGGATCGCGGCATCTTGTATGCACCAGACTATATCGTCAACGGTGGTGGATTGATCCAAGTCGCTGACGAACTGTACGGAGCAAATCACGAACGGGTTCTCCTGAAGACGCGTCACATCTATGACGCCGTGCTCGAAGTCTTCAAGGAGTCGCAAGCAGAAAACATCACGACGGTCGAAGCCGCGAACCGGATGTGTGAAAAACGGATGCAGATCCGGGCAAAACACAACAACATCTTCACGAATACGACAAAACCAAAATGGGATATCCGTAACCACTGA
- a CDS encoding thioesterase family protein yields MKPGLAVGDTAEIQAVVSQDMFARFEGQLVHPAYSTVSMVYHMEWAARQLILPYLEADEEGVGGAVSLKHVGMAAEGARLIVTATVTRVTARRVDADIEVRDGQAVIGTGEVTQFILEKSRIQEKLQVNAPTK; encoded by the coding sequence ATGAAGCCAGGTTTAGCTGTCGGGGATACAGCAGAGATTCAAGCGGTCGTCTCGCAAGATATGTTTGCACGATTTGAAGGTCAATTGGTTCATCCCGCATACTCGACTGTTTCGATGGTCTACCATATGGAATGGGCAGCACGTCAACTTATCCTGCCTTACTTAGAGGCAGACGAAGAAGGTGTCGGGGGTGCGGTTTCGTTGAAGCATGTTGGCATGGCAGCTGAAGGCGCACGATTGATCGTGACCGCTACAGTAACACGCGTCACAGCACGTCGCGTTGACGCTGACATCGAAGTCCGAGACGGACAAGCGGTCATTGGAACAGGAGAAGTAACACAATTCATTTTAGAAAAAAGCCGGATTCAAGAAAAATTGCAAGTCAATGCTCCAACAAAATGA
- a CDS encoding phenylacetate--CoA ligase family protein, translating into MYDQHHETMDAQTREQLQMERLRQTMEHVTRVPFYQERLQTLQMTANDFQTIEDLRKFPFTRKQDLRDHYPFGLFAVEREEVTRIHASSGTSGKPTVVGYTQEDLDDWAGAVARSLVLAGGSPADLLHNAYGYGLFTGGLGLHAGAEKLGMTILPISGGNTDRQITLIEDFRPDGICGTPSYILRLAERMIERGIDPRKTGMRYGIFGAEPWSEEMRQTLEQTFDLQALDIYGLSEIMGPGVAMECQEQAGLHIMDDLFITEVVDPVTGEPLPDGMVGELVFTSLKKKALPIIRYRTGDLASITRKVCACGRTTTRMSRVKGRTDDMLIIRGVNVFPSEIERVLLQQPDVTPHYQIHLVRKAGLDAVELHIEFENISERQMRSICDAIKSECLISIDLVCHPHQGLPRSEGKAVRVVDRRSTSLV; encoded by the coding sequence ATGTACGATCAACATCACGAAACGATGGATGCTCAAACGCGGGAGCAGCTACAAATGGAGCGATTGCGCCAAACGATGGAACACGTCACGCGCGTCCCGTTCTATCAAGAACGTCTGCAGACCTTACAGATGACGGCGAACGATTTTCAAACGATCGAGGATCTACGAAAGTTTCCCTTCACACGTAAACAAGATTTACGCGATCATTATCCGTTCGGACTATTTGCCGTCGAACGAGAAGAGGTCACCCGGATTCATGCCTCGTCTGGAACGAGCGGTAAACCGACCGTCGTCGGATATACGCAAGAAGATTTAGATGACTGGGCCGGTGCCGTGGCACGCAGTTTAGTCTTAGCCGGTGGATCACCAGCTGATTTGCTGCACAATGCGTATGGTTACGGATTGTTCACAGGTGGTCTCGGGCTTCATGCAGGAGCAGAAAAACTAGGCATGACGATCTTACCGATTTCCGGTGGCAACACGGATCGCCAAATCACATTGATCGAGGATTTCCGACCGGACGGAATCTGTGGGACGCCTTCGTATATTTTACGATTGGCAGAACGCATGATTGAACGTGGTATCGATCCGCGGAAAACAGGTATGCGTTATGGCATCTTTGGGGCCGAGCCCTGGTCTGAGGAGATGCGGCAGACACTCGAACAGACCTTTGATCTGCAGGCACTCGATATTTACGGACTCAGTGAAATCATGGGACCGGGTGTCGCAATGGAGTGTCAAGAGCAGGCAGGTCTGCATATCATGGATGACTTATTCATTACGGAAGTCGTCGATCCCGTTACGGGGGAACCGTTACCAGATGGCATGGTCGGGGAACTCGTTTTTACAAGCTTAAAAAAGAAAGCGCTTCCAATCATTCGATACCGGACAGGCGACTTAGCTTCGATCACGCGTAAAGTGTGTGCTTGTGGTCGGACGACGACACGAATGTCACGTGTCAAAGGGCGGACGGACGACATGCTGATTATCCGAGGGGTCAACGTCTTTCCGTCAGAAATCGAGCGGGTCTTGCTCCAACAACCGGACGTGACGCCACATTATCAAATCCATCTCGTACGTAAAGCCGGACTCGATGCTGTTGAGCTACATATCGAATTCGAAAATATCTCAGAACGACAAATGCGTTCGATATGTGACGCCATCAAGTCAGAATGTCTCATTTCCATTGATCTCGTCTGTCACCCGCATCAAGGGTTACCACGATCGGAAGGTAAAGCCGTCCGAGTCGTTGATCGACGCTCGACATCACTCGTCTGA
- the paaA gene encoding 1,2-phenylacetyl-CoA epoxidase subunit PaaA translates to MYDATQLFEPVQLTEDEKLARFKERIEQGEKIEADDWMPAFYRDTLIKLISMHGISEIMGALPEKEWVPKAPSLRRKLGIMAKVQDEMGHGQLLLRVVEDLMKPYGKTRGDLMDDLFTGRLKFHNVFHMPTRSWADAGMIGWLVDGAAIITQTNMLGASYGPYARALQRICAEEVFHAQHGESIIMVLAEGTPEQRAMIQESLDEWWESLLMFFGPASKETTGTSKQDVTIAYKIRTKTNEELRQNFFTKYVPRIRSLGLVIPDPTLRFDEETGQWEYAQPDWTKFKTIIQGGGPRSKERLDLRRTSYENNAWVRDALAETKA, encoded by the coding sequence ATGTATGATGCAACACAACTGTTCGAACCCGTCCAACTGACGGAAGACGAAAAATTAGCACGCTTCAAGGAACGAATCGAGCAAGGTGAAAAGATCGAAGCCGATGACTGGATGCCTGCTTTTTACCGAGACACACTGATTAAACTGATTTCGATGCACGGTATCAGTGAAATCATGGGTGCACTTCCGGAAAAAGAATGGGTTCCAAAAGCACCATCGCTTCGACGAAAACTTGGCATCATGGCGAAGGTCCAGGATGAAATGGGGCACGGGCAATTGTTGCTTCGTGTCGTTGAGGATTTGATGAAGCCGTATGGCAAGACACGTGGGGATTTGATGGATGATTTATTTACGGGACGATTGAAATTTCACAACGTCTTCCACATGCCGACACGGTCATGGGCCGATGCCGGAATGATTGGTTGGCTTGTCGATGGGGCGGCAATTATCACGCAGACGAACATGCTCGGCGCTTCGTACGGACCGTACGCGCGTGCCTTGCAACGGATCTGTGCAGAGGAAGTCTTCCACGCACAACATGGGGAGTCAATCATCATGGTACTCGCAGAAGGAACACCGGAACAGCGGGCAATGATTCAAGAATCACTGGATGAGTGGTGGGAATCCTTGTTGATGTTCTTTGGACCAGCCTCGAAAGAGACGACCGGGACATCAAAACAGGACGTGACGATCGCTTATAAGATTCGGACGAAAACGAATGAAGAGCTCCGACAAAACTTCTTTACGAAGTACGTGCCACGGATTCGTTCACTCGGACTCGTCATTCCAGACCCGACGTTACGTTTTGATGAAGAGACAGGGCAATGGGAATATGCGCAGCCAGACTGGACAAAATTCAAGACAATTATCCAAGGGGGAGGACCACGTTCGAAAGAGCGACTGGATCTGCGCCGGACATCTTACGAAAATAACGCCTGGGTACGGGATGCACTCGCTGAAACGAAGGCATGA
- the paaB gene encoding 1,2-phenylacetyl-CoA epoxidase subunit PaaB: MNETFYHEFEVFSKRTPNAAFTHQFSLLAPNKEMALLMAQENFMRREPVVDIWVVKREDIRGLSPDEKQMLQRLDNKDYRTTKGYGYLKKKWRHYEQQMLDEKEIMSWQGGDSK, from the coding sequence ATGAACGAGACGTTTTATCACGAATTCGAAGTCTTTAGCAAACGGACGCCGAACGCGGCGTTCACGCATCAATTCAGCTTGCTCGCTCCGAACAAGGAGATGGCACTGTTGATGGCGCAAGAAAATTTCATGCGCCGGGAACCGGTCGTCGACATTTGGGTCGTCAAACGCGAAGATATCCGTGGTTTATCACCCGATGAGAAGCAGATGCTCCAACGCCTCGATAATAAGGACTACCGGACAACGAAAGGATACGGCTACTTGAAGAAAAAATGGCGTCATTACGAGCAACAGATGCTCGATGAAAAAGAGATCATGTCTTGGCAAGGAGGCGATTCCAAATGA
- the paaC gene encoding 1,2-phenylacetyl-CoA epoxidase subunit PaaC, which translates to MTEQERTALASLLYQLADDDFLYAYRGSEWLGLAPHIEEDVASSSIAQDSMGHAAMYYQLLEELGEGNADALAHVRLAHERKNSILVERVNGPGYYMEKPEYDWAFAVVRNYCYTVAKKIRIDALKSSSYEPLATAAVKINMELYYHLLHWQTWFTQLYQSTETARQKMDAALEKVLYDFGDMFDYGEYGQLIEEMRLIEGQGILLDRWYQTITPLLVELNVTLPEMQMTRNGRDGDHTEDLNDALATLGEVYLIDQMATW; encoded by the coding sequence ATGACGGAACAAGAACGGACGGCACTCGCCTCCTTACTGTATCAACTCGCAGATGATGACTTTCTCTATGCGTATCGTGGTTCGGAATGGCTCGGGCTCGCACCGCATATCGAAGAGGACGTCGCTTCATCCTCGATCGCGCAAGATTCGATGGGGCACGCGGCGATGTATTACCAACTCCTTGAGGAACTTGGTGAAGGGAATGCTGATGCGTTAGCCCACGTCCGCTTGGCACACGAACGGAAGAACTCGATTCTTGTCGAACGTGTCAATGGACCCGGCTACTATATGGAAAAACCCGAATATGACTGGGCATTCGCTGTCGTCCGGAACTATTGCTACACGGTCGCGAAAAAGATTCGGATTGATGCCTTGAAATCGAGCAGTTACGAGCCACTCGCTACGGCTGCCGTCAAGATCAACATGGAGTTGTACTATCATTTGCTGCACTGGCAAACGTGGTTCACCCAGCTCTACCAATCGACGGAGACGGCGCGACAGAAGATGGATGCAGCCTTAGAAAAAGTCCTTTATGACTTCGGTGACATGTTCGATTATGGTGAATACGGCCAACTGATCGAAGAGATGCGGTTGATTGAAGGGCAAGGGATTTTACTTGATCGTTGGTATCAGACGATCACACCGTTACTCGTCGAATTGAACGTGACCCTCCCAGAAATGCAGATGACACGCAACGGGCGGGACGGCGATCACACGGAAGACTTGAATGACGCGCTTGCGACACTCGGAGAAGTTTACTTGATTGATCAGATGGCGACGTGGTGA
- the paaD gene encoding 1,2-phenylacetyl-CoA epoxidase subunit PaaD — MTTTLHHAIREALNGVKDPEIDSVSILDLGMVETMDAEATEHGYLVRVTLLPTFLGCPALEIIKKNTESALQVIPNVEQVDVQFRFDPPWTSDRITEQGMQGLKEFGIAPPRFEQGKWEIDCPYCGSTYVTMENLFGPTACRSILYCKSCKNPFEAMKPVSTLM, encoded by the coding sequence ATGACGACGACACTCCATCACGCGATCCGGGAAGCCCTGAACGGGGTGAAGGATCCGGAAATTGATAGTGTCAGTATTTTAGATCTTGGCATGGTCGAGACGATGGACGCGGAAGCGACGGAGCATGGTTACCTGGTGCGCGTCACGCTTCTCCCGACGTTCCTCGGTTGCCCGGCGCTCGAAATCATTAAAAAAAACACCGAATCCGCCTTGCAGGTGATTCCGAATGTCGAACAGGTCGACGTCCAGTTCCGGTTTGATCCACCGTGGACATCGGACCGGATCACGGAACAAGGCATGCAAGGATTGAAGGAATTCGGCATCGCTCCTCCTCGGTTTGAGCAAGGGAAGTGGGAGATTGACTGTCCGTATTGTGGATCGACGTATGTGACGATGGAAAACTTATTCGGACCGACAGCATGTCGAAGTATTCTCTACTGTAAATCGTGTAAAAATCCATTCGAGGCGATGAAACCCGTCTCTACTCTCATGTGA
- a CDS encoding EthD family reductase encodes MAKLIALYKHPENKEAFDQHYFEVHGPLTAKIPGLQEMIVTKIVGSPMGGDGKYYLMCEMIYESQEAMQAGMRSLEGKASGKDLMSFAGDLVTLMIGEDVHADTTVR; translated from the coding sequence ATGGCAAAATTAATCGCACTGTACAAACATCCGGAAAACAAGGAAGCATTCGATCAGCATTACTTTGAGGTCCATGGTCCATTGACAGCAAAAATTCCAGGACTGCAAGAAATGATTGTCACGAAAATCGTCGGCTCACCAATGGGCGGAGACGGAAAGTACTACTTGATGTGCGAGATGATCTATGAAAGTCAGGAAGCGATGCAAGCAGGTATGCGTTCGCTCGAAGGAAAAGCGTCCGGGAAAGACTTGATGAGCTTTGCGGGGGATCTCGTCACATTGATGATTGGTGAAGATGTCCATGCCGACACAACAGTACGTTAA
- a CDS encoding enoyl-CoA hydratase/isomerase family protein, giving the protein MPTQQYVKTEMVDRIGRIRLDRTARYNALNRTMVREIVEAMETFDRDERVTVIVLTGNGKSFSAGADIEEMLEATPISMELLDPFADWDRISRIKKPIIAGVHGFVLGGGFELALACDLIYADPETQFGFPEVGLGVMPGAGGTQRLTKCIGRTRALEWLFTGDRMRAEEAERLGIINRVTADVEATVLAMAERLSNQPSMALRLIKDAANKAVDLSLQDGMEHERRNFYLLFATADQTEGMLAFLEKRSPIFNQQEQE; this is encoded by the coding sequence ATGCCGACACAACAGTACGTTAAGACGGAAATGGTCGATCGGATCGGTCGGATTCGACTCGACCGAACGGCACGATACAATGCGCTGAACCGAACGATGGTCCGGGAAATCGTCGAGGCGATGGAGACGTTCGACCGAGACGAACGGGTGACGGTCATCGTCTTGACCGGAAACGGAAAATCGTTCTCAGCGGGCGCCGATATCGAGGAGATGCTCGAGGCGACACCGATCTCGATGGAACTCCTCGATCCGTTCGCGGACTGGGACCGGATCAGTCGAATCAAAAAGCCGATCATCGCAGGTGTCCACGGTTTCGTCCTTGGCGGCGGCTTTGAACTGGCACTCGCTTGTGATTTAATCTACGCCGATCCCGAGACACAGTTCGGATTCCCGGAAGTCGGACTCGGCGTCATGCCAGGAGCAGGCGGGACGCAGCGCTTGACGAAATGCATCGGTCGGACGCGAGCGCTCGAGTGGCTCTTCACCGGAGACCGGATGAGGGCAGAGGAAGCGGAACGACTCGGTATCATCAACCGGGTGACGGCTGATGTCGAAGCGACGGTGCTGGCGATGGCAGAGCGGTTATCGAATCAACCGAGCATGGCGTTGCGGTTGATTAAGGACGCGGCAAACAAAGCCGTTGATTTATCGTTACAGGATGGGATGGAGCACGAACGCCGTAACTTCTATCTCTTGTTCGCGACAGCCGATCAAACAGAAGGCATGCTAGCATTTCTCGAAAAACGATCACCGATTTTCAATCAACAGGAACAGGAGTGA
- a CDS encoding aldehyde dehydrogenase family protein: MSTVHEKTLEMKRSVYHLLINGEQVEGATGETFKTYNPATGEVIAEVAKASKEDADRAVQAARDAFDHGKWKMWPVGRRAQILNKIASIMRSRFNEIVELEILDTGKSLAAAQGQVTQAIEDFEFYAGAIVGHRGVVNNVPGQFHNYTEKEAVGVCAQIIPWNYPLMMAAWKVAPAIAVGCSVVVKPATLTPLTAIILGEICLEAGVPAGVVNVIPGSGREIGNHLVEHPHVDKVAFTGSTPVGKDIMGRASETLKRVTLELGGKSPNIVFEDADVTAAVDGSLFGIFYNSGQSCEARSRLYVHEEIYDAFMEQFVAKTKQLVLGNPFDKGTHVGAIIDQQQVDVIDGYVQSAKADGATIVTGGHATAPEGYEKGFWYAPTIITDVTHEMKAVNEEIFGPVVVVMPFKDEKEAIRLANDTSFGLGSAVWTKDGAKATRVANQIKAGIVMVNCPFSAFPGTPFGGYKQSGFGRELCIETLDLYTETKSILSYYGSRPLNPFGL; the protein is encoded by the coding sequence ATGTCGACAGTACATGAAAAAACACTTGAAATGAAACGGTCCGTCTATCATTTGCTCATCAACGGCGAACAAGTCGAGGGTGCAACAGGCGAGACATTTAAAACATATAATCCGGCAACAGGTGAAGTGATTGCGGAAGTTGCAAAAGCGTCGAAGGAAGACGCCGATCGCGCCGTTCAAGCCGCACGCGATGCGTTTGATCACGGGAAGTGGAAGATGTGGCCGGTCGGCCGTCGGGCACAAATCTTGAATAAGATTGCGAGCATCATGCGTTCCCGCTTCAACGAAATCGTCGAACTGGAGATTCTTGATACAGGGAAATCACTGGCAGCGGCGCAAGGACAAGTCACGCAAGCGATCGAAGACTTCGAGTTCTATGCGGGTGCAATCGTCGGCCACCGTGGTGTCGTCAATAACGTACCGGGACAATTCCATAACTACACGGAAAAAGAAGCGGTCGGTGTCTGTGCACAAATCATTCCGTGGAACTATCCGTTGATGATGGCAGCTTGGAAAGTCGCACCAGCAATCGCAGTCGGTTGCTCGGTCGTCGTCAAACCAGCGACATTGACACCATTGACAGCGATCATTCTCGGTGAGATTTGTCTAGAAGCTGGCGTACCAGCAGGTGTCGTCAACGTCATCCCGGGATCCGGACGCGAAATCGGCAACCATCTCGTTGAGCATCCTCACGTCGATAAAGTCGCCTTCACGGGCTCGACGCCAGTCGGTAAAGACATCATGGGACGTGCGTCCGAGACGTTAAAACGAGTCACACTCGAACTCGGTGGGAAATCACCGAACATCGTCTTTGAAGACGCGGATGTGACAGCAGCTGTTGATGGTTCGTTATTCGGGATCTTCTATAACAGTGGTCAATCGTGTGAAGCGCGCTCGCGCCTGTACGTCCACGAAGAGATCTACGACGCGTTCATGGAACAGTTCGTCGCGAAGACAAAACAACTCGTCCTCGGTAATCCGTTTGATAAAGGGACACACGTTGGAGCGATCATCGACCAACAGCAGGTCGACGTCATCGATGGATACGTCCAGTCGGCGAAAGCGGACGGCGCAACGATCGTCACAGGTGGTCACGCGACAGCACCAGAAGGATACGAAAAAGGGTTCTGGTACGCACCGACGATCATCACGGACGTCACGCACGAGATGAAAGCGGTCAATGAAGAAATCTTCGGACCGGTCGTCGTCGTCATGCCGTTCAAAGATGAAAAAGAAGCGATTCGCCTAGCGAACGATACATCATTTGGACTCGGATCAGCCGTTTGGACGAAAGATGGCGCGAAAGCGACACGTGTCGCGAATCAAATCAAAGCCGGCATCGTCATGGTCAACTGTCCGTTCTCTGCCTTCCCGGGCACACCGTTTGGTGGCTACAAACAATCAGGATTCGGTCGAGAACTCTGTATCGAGACGCTTGATCTGTACACGGAAACAAAAAGTATCTTGTCGTATTACGGCAGTCGTCCACTCAATCCGTTCGGACTATAA
- a CDS encoding 3-hydroxyacyl-CoA dehydrogenase: MVEQLVVVGSGVMGRGIAYVAAHRGFQVTLVDIKEEYVKGALQELERIAEKGIIRGKMTTSEVEGLFDRLHLSTDLAEAAQQADLVIEAVPEQLSIKQQVFETLEANARPDCYFATNTSTMSPTEIASFTNRADRVMAMHFFNPVHLMPLIELVRGLETSDETVTALEQVARQMQKETVVIREFPGFVTSRISALVGNEAFYMLQEGLGTPEEIDKAIKLGLNYPMGPFELGDLVGLDTRLHNLKYLHEKLGEKYRPAPLLEQYVKAGRLGRKTGRGVYDYTNREVTS, translated from the coding sequence ATGGTAGAACAACTCGTCGTCGTCGGATCCGGCGTCATGGGACGTGGTATCGCTTATGTGGCCGCACACCGCGGATTTCAGGTGACACTCGTTGATATTAAAGAGGAATACGTCAAAGGAGCACTGCAAGAATTAGAACGAATCGCGGAAAAAGGCATCATCCGTGGCAAGATGACGACAAGTGAGGTCGAGGGACTGTTCGATCGACTGCATCTGTCGACCGACCTAGCTGAGGCGGCACAACAAGCGGATCTCGTCATTGAAGCAGTACCGGAACAACTTAGCATCAAACAGCAAGTCTTTGAAACGCTAGAAGCGAATGCACGTCCGGACTGTTATTTCGCGACGAACACGTCGACGATGAGTCCAACGGAAATTGCGTCCTTTACGAACCGGGCGGACCGGGTCATGGCGATGCATTTCTTCAATCCGGTCCATCTGATGCCACTGATCGAGCTCGTTCGTGGTCTTGAGACGTCGGATGAGACGGTCACAGCTCTTGAACAGGTAGCGCGTCAGATGCAGAAGGAAACGGTCGTCATCCGTGAGTTTCCTGGGTTCGTGACTTCGCGGATCAGTGCGCTCGTCGGAAACGAAGCGTTCTACATGTTACAAGAAGGACTCGGGACACCAGAAGAGATCGATAAAGCGATCAAACTCGGCTTAAACTACCCGATGGGACCATTTGAACTCGGGGACTTGGTCGGACTCGATACCCGGCTCCATAACTTAAAGTATCTGCATGAGAAGCTCGGCGAAAAATACCGTCCGGCACCACTACTCGAACAGTATGTTAAAGCGGGCAGACTCGGTCGTAAAACCGGTCGTGGCGTCTATGACTATACGAATCGCGAGGTGACATCATGA
- a CDS encoding acetyl-CoA C-acyltransferase, with protein sequence MKRVAIIDAVRTPIGRYNGALRQVRPDDLGARVIEALLERNPQVDPKTIEEVIFGNANQAGEDNRNVARMSGLLAGLPVEVAGTTINRLCGSGLDAVIAAARGIALGEGDIYIAGGTESMTRAPFVLAKPDQANPRGNQTMYDTTIGWRFVNDRLADQYGTDSMPETAENVARQYGISREAQDDFAFESQQRAKRAIEAEHFTDELVAVTQTDRKGNVSVFDRDEHPRPETTREKLATLRPLFPNGTVTAGNASGVNDGASALLLMSEEKANELGLTPLGYYRASATAGVEPAIMGIGPIDATEKVLRRARLTVEQLDQIELNEAFAAQSLACIEALGLPSEKVNVNGGAIAFGHPLGASGARILTTLLHEMRRTNRTYGLATMCVGVGQGIALVVDREGLV encoded by the coding sequence ATGAAACGGGTCGCCATCATCGATGCCGTTCGGACACCGATCGGTCGCTATAATGGCGCGTTGCGTCAGGTTCGTCCAGATGACTTAGGAGCACGCGTCATCGAAGCGTTGCTTGAGCGTAATCCACAAGTCGATCCGAAGACGATCGAGGAAGTCATTTTTGGCAATGCGAATCAGGCGGGAGAAGACAATCGCAACGTCGCCCGGATGTCGGGATTACTAGCTGGTCTACCGGTCGAAGTCGCCGGTACGACGATCAATCGCTTATGTGGATCTGGACTGGACGCCGTCATCGCGGCAGCGCGTGGGATTGCCTTAGGTGAAGGTGATATCTATATCGCTGGTGGAACGGAAAGCATGACGCGTGCACCGTTCGTTCTCGCGAAGCCGGATCAGGCCAACCCACGTGGCAACCAGACGATGTACGATACGACGATTGGTTGGCGCTTCGTCAATGATCGTTTAGCAGATCAATACGGAACGGATTCGATGCCAGAAACAGCTGAGAACGTCGCCCGTCAGTACGGAATCTCGCGCGAAGCACAGGACGACTTTGCGTTCGAAAGCCAGCAACGCGCAAAACGAGCCATCGAGGCAGAGCACTTCACGGACGAACTGGTTGCGGTCACACAAACAGACCGGAAAGGTAACGTCAGCGTCTTCGACCGCGATGAACATCCTCGTCCTGAGACGACACGTGAGAAACTGGCGACACTTCGTCCGTTATTCCCAAATGGTACCGTGACGGCGGGGAATGCTTCAGGTGTCAACGACGGTGCGTCGGCGTTGTTATTGATGAGTGAAGAAAAAGCAAACGAACTCGGTTTGACGCCGCTCGGGTATTACCGGGCGAGTGCGACGGCAGGGGTCGAACCTGCCATCATGGGGATCGGACCGATCGACGCAACGGAAAAAGTCCTCCGACGGGCAAGGTTGACGGTCGAACAGCTCGATCAAATCGAGTTGAACGAAGCGTTTGCGGCTCAAAGTCTTGCCTGTATCGAAGCACTTGGTTTACCAAGCGAAAAAGTCAACGTCAACGGCGGTGCGATCGCCTTCGGTCATCCACTCGGTGCGAGTGGGGCCCGGATTTTGACGACATTATTGCATGAGATGCGCCGGACGAACCGGACCTATGGTCTCGCGACGATGTGTGTTGGAGTCGGACAAGGGATCGCACTCGTCGTCGATCGGGAGGGACTCGTATGA